In a single window of the Papaver somniferum cultivar HN1 chromosome 8, ASM357369v1, whole genome shotgun sequence genome:
- the LOC113304547 gene encoding MDIS1-interacting receptor like kinase 2-like: MSIKVIILLLFSCLLLRISAQTEAGALIKWKTSLNSHSLTSWSLTNGSTNPCKWSGIKCGSSNSVVEINLDSSGVDGTLDHFNFSVFPDLVSLNLNLNNLVGDIPTQIGSLPKLTYLDLGSNNFTGKMPSEIGNLVELRVLRLTNNTLTGPIPYQVCNLQKLRHLDLSGNFLTNPDPTRSKGSMSSLTHLDLNYISLASEVPPFIFNSPKLVYVDISYNPDIGGPFPIQFIKTLKNIQFLNLIGNSLQGPIPAEIGNLTKLQDLRLSRNQLNGSIPSEIGLLANLRILKLHKNPLEGPIPSSIGNLKMLQTLSLAYVNLNSSIPDELGLCTNLTFLELSSTNLQGTLPPSMSSLIQLTDFAISSNQLSGEIQPYLLSNWTQLVSLQLQGNFFTGTIPTEVGLLRNLNVLYMHKNKLSGPIPSEIGNLSNLIELDLSENFINGSIPSSLVNLTMLEAVQFHTNRLSGVLPGEIGNMESLMIFDVSMNKLQGELPSSITQLQKLILFHLHTNKFTGSIPEEFGPGSLKNAIFSYNNFTGKLPPNICIGGNLVYLAANKNNLDGPIPESFRNCAKLYRVRLEDNLLEGDITDAFGVYPVLEFIDLSRNQLSGELSPNWGACTQLSYFRISENMISGEFPPAIASLKSLEDISLSSNKLSGQIPADMFKSDSVIFNLNLSRNKFSGQIPIEVGKLARLRNLDLSVNNLSGHIPGEIGDCKDMISLKLNGNRLNGPIPYQVGNLGALQSEFDLSQNELSGEISQQLGNLRNLESLNLSNNKLSGSIPSSIQGMLSLTSIDLSHNELEGPVPDVKAIEKDPVRAVGGNQGLCSNEFKGLSPCRSTPSSDNRGKINKWKSIISVVVPVAVSLVILFGIFCCCHNRKGGSYEEEKLDSGGGRLFSVWNYNGNVVFKDIVKATENFNDKYCIGKGGQGSVYKATLENDIILAVKRFHDASSSSSEYASSEATRYKSFESEVNALTNIRHRNIVKMYGFSSTKGCMFLVYEYVERGSLANVLYNENEAKMLDWSMRFKIIKGVAQALSYLHHDCTPPIVHRDITGNNILLNPEYEAKVSDFGTARLLKPDESNWTVPVGSYGYIAPELASTMKVTEKCDVYSFGVVSLEVLFGKHPGEFLLHLQSEGHDLFLVDALDKHLTLPTGIIADELVLIVTLALACTRISPNSRPTMDFVNRELTTNTVLPLDENFHLLTLQKLMKVY; this comes from the exons ATGTCTATTAAAGTTATAATTCTCTTGTTATTTTCTTGCCTTCTTCTCAGAATTTCAGCTCAAACAGAAGCCGGAGCTCTAATAAAATGGAAAACCAGTTTAAATTCTCATTCTCTCACCTCATGGTCTCTTACGAATGGAAGCACCAACCCTTGTAAGTGGTCTGGTATTAAATGCGGCAGTTCAAACAGTGTTGTAGAGATAAACCTCGATAGTTCAGGTGTCGACGGAACGCTCGATCACTTCAATTTCTCAGTGTTTCCCGACCTTGTCtctctcaatctcaatctcaatAATCTGGTTGGTGATATCCCAACTCAAATCGGGTCTCTTCCAAAACTTACTTATCTTGATCTGGGAAGTAACAACTTCACAGGAAAAATGCCATCAGAAATCGGGAACCTCGTAGAGCTTCGTGTTCTTCGACTAACCAACAATACTCTTACCGGACCAATCCCGTATCAGGTTTGCAACCTTCAGAAGTTACGGCATCTTGATTTATCTGGAAACTTTTTAACAAATCCAGATCCAACTCGGTCTAAGGGCAGCATGTCATCATTGACTCATCTTGATCTCAATTACATTTCTTTGGCATCAGAAGTCCCACCTTTCATCTTCAACAGCCCAAAACTAGTCTATGTTGATATTTCATACAATCCTGACATAGGAGGTCCATTTCCAATTCAGTTCATCAAGACTTTGAAGAATATTCAGTTCCTTAATCTGATTGGTAATTCTTTACAAGGACCAATTCCAGCAGAAATCGGAAACCTTACCAAACTTCAAGACCTGAGGCTGAGTCGAAATCAGCTAAATGGTTCAATACCATCCGAGATTGGTCTGTTGGCCAACCTCAGAATTCTTAAATTGCATAAAAATCCATTGGAAGGGCCAATTCCATCTTCTATAGGAAACCTTAAGATGCTGCAAACACTAAGCCTTGCATATGTCAACTTGAACTCCAGCATCCCAGACGAGCTTGGCTTATGCACCAATCTTACCTTCCTGGAATTATCGTCGACCAATCTACAAGGTACTCTTCCGCCTTCGATGTCTTCCCTAATCCAACTCACTGACTTTGCAATCTCAAGTAATCAATTATCTGGTGAGATTCAACCATATTTACTGTCCAATTGGACCCAACTAGTTTCCCTTCAACTTCAAGGTAACTTCTTCACAGGAACTATTCCGACTGAAGTCGGTTTGTTGAGAAACCTCAATGTGCTATACATgcacaagaataaattatcagGTCCCATACCTTCAGAGATTGGAAACTTGTCGAATCTGATCGAGCTCGACTTATCTGAGAATTTTATTAATGGCTCAATTCCATCAAGTTTAGTAAACTTAACTATGCTTGAAGCCGTGCAGTTCCACACCAACCGACTCAGTGGAGTGCTTCCTGGAGAAATAGGTAACATGGAGAGCTTGATGATTTTCGACGTGAGCATGAACAAATTGCAAGGAGAGTTGCCTTCATCAATAACTCAGCTGCAGAAGTTAATACTCTTTCATCTCCATACCAACAAATTTACTGGTAGTATCCCCGAAGAGTTTGGTCCCGGGTCTTTAAAAAATGCAATCTTCTCTTACAACAATTTCACCGGAAAGCTTCCTCCCAACATTTGCATAGGAGGGAACCTTGTATACTTGGCAGCCAACAAAAATAATCTAGACGGACCAATTCCTGAAAGCTTTAGAAACTGCGCAAAATTATACAGAGTTCGGCTCGAGGACAACCTTCTTGAAGGAGACATCACAGATGCATTTGGTGTTTACCCAGTTCTGGAATTCATTGACTTGAGTAGAAACCAGTTATCGGGTGAATTGTCACCGAACTGGGGAGCATGCACCCAGCTTTCGTACTTCAGAATCTCGGAGAACATGATTTCAGGTGAATTCCCACCAGCTATCGCAAGCTTAAAATCTCTGGAAGATATTAGCCTTTCTTCAAATAAATTGTCAGGTCAGATTCCAGCGGATATGTTCAAGTCAGATTCAGTTATATTCAATCTAAATCTGAGCAGAAATAAGTTCTCAGGTCAGATACCCATAGAGGTTGGGAAATTAGCACGTCTGCGAAATTTGGATTTGTCCGTAAACAATCTCAGTGGGCATATACCTGGGGAAATTGGGGACTGCAAAGACATGATATCCTTGAAACTCAATGGCAACAGGTTAAATGGACCAATTCCATACCAGGTTGGGAATCTGGGGGCTTTGCAGTCTGAATTTGATCTCAGCCAAAATGAACTCAGTGGAGAGATATCACAACAGCTTGGGAATTTAAGAAATTTGGAGAGCTTGAATCTTTCTAACAACAAGCTATCTGGTTCAATACCCTCTTCTATACAGGGTATGTTAAGTCTTACATCTATTGATCTTTCACATAACGAACTTGAGGGCCCAGTTCCAGATGTAAAAGCAATCGAAAAAGATCCTGTCAGAGCCGTAGGAGGTAATCAAGGTCTGTGCAGCAATGAATTCAAGGGTTTGAGCCCTTGTAGAAGTACACCATCATCAGATAACCGCGGAAAAATCAATAAATGGAAATCGATAATTTCGGTAGTTGTTCCAGTTGCAGTATCACTGGTGATTCTGTTCGGAATTTTCTGCTGCTGTCATAACCGCAAAGGTGGCtcatatgaagaagaaaaactagaTTCAGGTGGTGGAAGATTATTCTCAGTGTGGAACTACAATGGAAACGTGGTGTTCAAGGATATTGTAAAGGCAACAGAGAATTTCAATGACAAGTACTGCATAGGCAAAGGTGGACAAGGAAGTGTATACAAAGCAACCCTTGAAAATGACATAATTCTTGCTGTAAAGCGCTTCCATGATGCATCGTCATCATCCAGTGAATATGCATCCTCAGAGGCTACGCGCTACAAGAGTTTTGAATCTGAAGTAAATGCACTGACAAACATACGGCATCGAAATATTGTGAAAATGTAcggtttctcttcgaccaagggATGCATGTTTTTGGTATATGAATATGTGGAGAGGGGTAGTTTGGCAAATGTGTTGTATAATGAGAATGAGGCAAAGATGTTGGACTGGTCAATGCGGTTTAAGATCATCAAAGGTGTGGCGCAGGCCTTGTCTTACTTGCACCATGACTGCACCCCGCCTATTGTGCACCGAGACATAACCGGAAATAACATTTTACTGAACCCGGAATATgaagctaaggtctcagactttGGGACCGCAAGGTTGCTGAAACCAGATGAGTCTAACTGGACAGTACCAGTCGGCTCCTATGGCTACATCGCTCCAG AGCTTGCATCTACAATGAAGGTGACAGAGAAATGCGACGTATACAGTTTTGGAGTTGTTTCATTGGAAGTCTTATTCGGGAAACATCCTGGGGAATTCCTTTTGCACTTGCAATCTGAAGGACATGATCTATTTCTAGTGGATGCATTAGACAAGCACTTAACTCTCCCAACTGGAATAATTGCAGATGAATTGGTGTTAATAGTTACCCTTGCTTTGGCATGTACGCGTATATCTCCAAATTCTAGACCAACCATGGATTTTGTAAATCGTGAGCTGACAACAAATACAGTTCTTCCTTTGGATGAGAATTTTCACTTGCTCACGTTGCAGAAACTAATGAAGGTTTATTAA